In Triticum urartu cultivar G1812 chromosome 6, Tu2.1, whole genome shotgun sequence, the following proteins share a genomic window:
- the LOC125517282 gene encoding flavonoid 3',5'-hydroxylase 1-like has protein sequence MQVTAVCTDPFVICCTFMCLLLHLALRSLNPNSASGRRLPPGPRGVPVLGALPLIGPAPHSGLLTLARKYGPVMYLRMGTCGVVVASSPSAARTFLKALDERFANRPAVASAEDMSYGCQNMVFANYGPKWKLMRKLSSVHLLGARAVADWAAVRRDEAGCTLRAVLEAAEAERPVVVPEMLVCALANIVGRITVSKRVFDTQGDESNTYKEMIVSLLTGTGLFNISDFVPALSWLDLQGVQAKLRRIHIQFDGLVTKLLAEHAATAEDRLREGRLDFVDKLRAINDEEGGEIITEVNIKGLITDMFTAGTDTSSIIVEWAMAEMIKSPSIMAHAQEEMDRVIGRDRRLEESDIANLPYLQAICNEAMRLHPSTPLSLPHFSFEECEVDGHHVPANTRLIINIWAIGRDPAAWEDPLEFRPERFLSGPAAKIDPMGNNFELIPFGAGRRICAGKLAGMVFVQYFLGMLVHAFEWRLPDGEDKVDMAETFGLALPKTVPLKAVVKPRLVPAAYT, from the exons ATGCAGGTCACCGCTGTGTGCACCGACCCGTTCGTGATATGCTGCACCTTCATGTGCCTCTTACTCCATCTAGCGCTCCGCTCCCTGAACCCCAACTCGGCCTCCGGCCGCCGGCTTCCACCGGGACCTCGTGGCGTCCCTGTTCTCGGCGCGCTGCCGCTGATCGGCCCGGCCCCTCACTCCGGTCTCTTGACGCTGGCGCGCAAGTATGGTCCGGTCATGTACCTGAGGATGGGTACCTGCGGCGTGGTGGTGGCCTCGTCGCCCTCGGCCGCACGGACGTTCTTGAAGGCGCTGGACGAGCGGTTCGCGAACCGGCCGGCGGTGGCCAGCGCGGAGGACATGTCGTACGGGTGCCAGAACATGGTGTTCGCCAACTACGGGCCCAAGTGGAAGCTGATGCGGAAGCTGTCGAGTGTGCACCTTCTCGGGGCGCGCGCGGTGGCTGACTGGGCGGCCGTGCGCCGCGACGAGGCCGGGTGCACCCTGCGTGCCGTCCTGGAGGCCGCGGAAGCCGAGCGACCCGTCGTCGTGCCAGAGATGCTCGTGTGCGCGCTTGCCAACATCGTGGGAAGGATCACCGTGAGCAAGCGGGTGTTCGACACGCAGGGTGACGAGTCCAACACCTACAAGGAGATGATCGTGTCGCTCCTCACCGGCACGGGGCTCTTCAACATCAGCGACTTCGTGCCGGCGCTGTCGTGGCTGGACCTGCAAGGCGTGCAGGCCAAGCTGCGCCGGATCCATATCCAGTTCGACGGGCTCGTCACCAAGTTGCTGGCGGAGCACGCCGCGACGGCCGAGGACCGTCTCCGGGAGGGCCGCCTGGACTTCGTGGACAAGCTCCGTGCCATCAACGACGAGGAGGGGGGCGAGATCATCACTGAGGTCAACATCAAGGGCCTCATCACT GACATGTTCACGGCAGGCACGGACACGTCGTCGATCATTGTGGAGTGGGCAATGGCGGAGATGATCAAAAGCCCGTCTATCATGGCACACGCCCAAGAGGAGATGGACCGTGTCATCGGTCGTGACCGCCGCCTCGAGGAATCCGACATTGCCAACCTCCCCTACCTGCAAGCCATATGCAATGAGGCCATGCGCCTCCACCCCTCCACGCCGCTCAGTCTCCCGCACTTCTCCTTTGAGGAGTGCGAGGTCGATGGACACCATGTCCCTGCCAACACGCGGCTCATCATCAACATCTGGGCCATCGGGCGGGACCCGGCCGCATGGGAGGATCCCTTGGAATTCCGGCCAGAGCGGTTCCTATCCGGGCCGGCGGCCAAGATCGACCCGATGGGGAACAATTTCGAACTGATCCCGTTTGGCGCCGGTAGAAGGATATGCGCTGGGAAGCTGGCTGGAATGGTGTTTGTGCAGTACTTCCTGGGAATGCTGGTGCACGCATTTGAGTGGCGGCTGCCAGACGGAGAGGATAAGGTGGACATGGCTGAGACCTTCGGGCTGGCACTGCCCAAGACCGTCCCGCTCAAGGCCGTCGTCAAGCCGCGGCTTGTGCCTGCCGCATACACATGA